In one Rhinopithecus roxellana isolate Shanxi Qingling chromosome 1, ASM756505v1, whole genome shotgun sequence genomic region, the following are encoded:
- the CCDC58 gene encoding coiled-coil domain-containing protein 58 isoform X1: MAAPSGGVNCEEFAEFQELLKVMRTIDDRIVHELNTTVPTASFAGKIDASQTCKQLYESLMAAHASRDRVIKNCIAQTSAVVKNLREEREKNLDDLTLLKQLRKEQTKLKWMQSELNVEEVVNDRSWKVFNERCRIHFKPPKNE; this comes from the exons ATGGCGGCGCCCAGTGGCGGTGTGAACTGTGAGGAGTTCGCCGAGTTCCAG gAATTACTCAAGGTGATGAGGACAATTGATGACAGAATAGTACATGAATTAAACACTACGGTTCCAACAGCTTCCTTTGCAGGGAAAATTGATGCCAGCCAAACCTGTAAACAACTTTATGAGTCT TTGATGGCAGCTCATGCCAGTAGAGACAGAGTCATAAAAAATTGTATAGCCCAGACCTCAGCAGTAGTAAAAAACCTccgggaagagagagaaaagaatttgGATGATTTAACGTTATTAAAGCAACTTAGAAAAGAGCAGACAAAG ttgAAATGGATGCAGTCAGAACTGAATGTTGAAGAAGTGGTAAATGACAGGAGCTGGAAG GTGTTTAATGAACGCTGCCGAATTCACTTCAAGCCTCcaaagaatgaataa
- the CCDC58 gene encoding coiled-coil domain-containing protein 58 isoform X2, giving the protein MWQELLKVMRTIDDRIVHELNTTVPTASFAGKIDASQTCKQLYESLMAAHASRDRVIKNCIAQTSAVVKNLREEREKNLDDLTLLKQLRKEQTKLKWMQSELNVEEVVNDRSWKVFNERCRIHFKPPKNE; this is encoded by the exons ATGTGGCAG gAATTACTCAAGGTGATGAGGACAATTGATGACAGAATAGTACATGAATTAAACACTACGGTTCCAACAGCTTCCTTTGCAGGGAAAATTGATGCCAGCCAAACCTGTAAACAACTTTATGAGTCT TTGATGGCAGCTCATGCCAGTAGAGACAGAGTCATAAAAAATTGTATAGCCCAGACCTCAGCAGTAGTAAAAAACCTccgggaagagagagaaaagaatttgGATGATTTAACGTTATTAAAGCAACTTAGAAAAGAGCAGACAAAG ttgAAATGGATGCAGTCAGAACTGAATGTTGAAGAAGTGGTAAATGACAGGAGCTGGAAG GTGTTTAATGAACGCTGCCGAATTCACTTCAAGCCTCcaaagaatgaataa
- the CCDC58 gene encoding coiled-coil domain-containing protein 58 isoform X3, translating to MRTIDDRIVHELNTTVPTASFAGKIDASQTCKQLYESLMAAHASRDRVIKNCIAQTSAVVKNLREEREKNLDDLTLLKQLRKEQTKLKWMQSELNVEEVVNDRSWKVFNERCRIHFKPPKNE from the exons ATGAGGACAATTGATGACAGAATAGTACATGAATTAAACACTACGGTTCCAACAGCTTCCTTTGCAGGGAAAATTGATGCCAGCCAAACCTGTAAACAACTTTATGAGTCT TTGATGGCAGCTCATGCCAGTAGAGACAGAGTCATAAAAAATTGTATAGCCCAGACCTCAGCAGTAGTAAAAAACCTccgggaagagagagaaaagaatttgGATGATTTAACGTTATTAAAGCAACTTAGAAAAGAGCAGACAAAG ttgAAATGGATGCAGTCAGAACTGAATGTTGAAGAAGTGGTAAATGACAGGAGCTGGAAG GTGTTTAATGAACGCTGCCGAATTCACTTCAAGCCTCcaaagaatgaataa